From Halorubrum salinarum, the proteins below share one genomic window:
- a CDS encoding MBL fold metallo-hydrolase: MELTVLGSGSAMPVPDRAQAGYLLDDGDRSLLVDCGSGVLGRLAGTDTGYEGASTVLLTHHHLDHVADLLPLVKARWLAGEEHLEVVGPAGTKSLVDDLLDVHDYLDGRIDLAVREVSAARSFTAGGFDVTARETRHSMDGFAYRFSPPSSDAAPGDGPLALSGDTEAFAGMARFADGADCLVHDCSFPDDVDVSNHPTPTSLGESLAGAAVGTLLLSHLYPHTGGREREMVESVRDAGFDGEVRVAADGLRVSL, encoded by the coding sequence ATGGAACTCACCGTGCTCGGGTCCGGCAGCGCGATGCCGGTCCCCGACCGCGCCCAGGCCGGATACCTCCTCGACGACGGCGACCGCTCGCTGCTCGTCGACTGCGGCAGCGGCGTCCTCGGGCGCCTCGCCGGCACCGACACCGGCTACGAGGGCGCCTCGACGGTCCTCCTCACGCATCACCACCTCGACCACGTCGCGGACCTCCTCCCGCTCGTGAAGGCGCGCTGGCTCGCCGGCGAGGAGCACCTCGAGGTCGTCGGTCCCGCGGGCACGAAGTCGCTCGTCGACGACCTGCTCGACGTCCACGACTACCTCGACGGCCGGATCGACCTCGCCGTCCGCGAGGTGTCCGCCGCGCGGTCGTTCACCGCCGGCGGGTTCGACGTGACCGCCCGCGAGACGCGCCACTCGATGGACGGGTTCGCCTACCGCTTCTCGCCGCCGAGTTCGGACGCCGCGCCCGGCGACGGCCCCCTCGCGCTCTCGGGCGACACCGAGGCGTTCGCGGGGATGGCGCGGTTCGCGGACGGCGCCGACTGCCTCGTCCACGACTGCTCGTTCCCGGACGACGTGGACGTGTCGAACCACCCGACGCCGACGAGCCTCGGCGAGTCGCTCGCGGGCGCGGCGGTCGGGACGCTCCTCCTCTCGCACCTCTATCCGCACACCGGCGGCCGCGAGCGCGAGATGGTAGAGAGCGTCCGCGACGCGGGCTTCGACGGCGAGGTGCGGGTCGCGGCGGACGGCCTGCGCGTGTCGCTTTGA
- the moaA gene encoding GTP 3',8-cyclase MoaA translates to MAGPLADDFGREVTGVRISLTDRCNFDCVYCHNEGLGDTRGPMEPSESEMSADDVVRFLEVVEGYGVDAVKFTGGEPMLRQDLEEIIERTPDSMEVSMTTNGTFLPGRAADLKAAGLDRVNVSQDALDPDDFAEVTKSGAYEKVLEGVKAAVDAGLDPVKLNMVVFTHTAGYVEEMVEHVADNEGLQLQLIQYMPELTGKPEWNVDIGRVHDWLAEKADRVEHREMHDRKRYFVGEASDDETGGMVEIVDPVENEDFCANCGRVRVTHEGYLKGCLNRNDDLRSMGEMTREEIAETFEAVVANRVPYYGEYLVEGDDGEYELNEKYLGAPSAAD, encoded by the coding sequence ATGGCCGGCCCACTCGCGGACGACTTCGGACGGGAGGTGACGGGGGTGCGTATCTCGCTCACCGACCGGTGTAACTTCGACTGCGTCTACTGTCACAACGAGGGGTTAGGCGACACGCGCGGGCCGATGGAGCCGAGCGAGTCGGAGATGAGCGCCGACGACGTGGTCCGCTTCCTGGAGGTCGTCGAGGGGTACGGCGTCGACGCCGTGAAGTTCACCGGCGGCGAGCCGATGCTCCGCCAAGACCTCGAGGAGATCATCGAGCGCACGCCCGACTCGATGGAGGTCTCGATGACGACGAACGGCACCTTCCTCCCCGGGCGCGCGGCGGACCTGAAGGCCGCCGGGCTCGACCGCGTCAACGTCTCGCAGGACGCGCTCGACCCCGACGACTTCGCGGAAGTGACCAAGTCGGGCGCCTACGAGAAGGTCTTGGAGGGGGTCAAGGCCGCCGTCGACGCCGGGCTCGACCCCGTGAAGCTCAACATGGTCGTGTTCACGCACACCGCGGGCTACGTCGAGGAGATGGTCGAGCACGTCGCCGACAACGAGGGGCTCCAGCTCCAGCTCATCCAGTACATGCCGGAGCTGACCGGCAAGCCCGAGTGGAACGTCGACATCGGGCGTGTCCACGACTGGCTCGCGGAGAAGGCGGACCGCGTCGAGCACCGCGAGATGCACGACCGGAAGCGCTACTTCGTCGGCGAGGCGAGCGACGACGAGACGGGCGGGATGGTCGAGATCGTCGACCCCGTCGAGAACGAGGACTTCTGTGCCAACTGCGGGCGCGTCCGCGTCACCCACGAGGGGTACCTGAAGGGGTGTCTCAACCGCAACGACGACCTCCGCTCGATGGGCGAGATGACCCGCGAGGAGATCGCGGAGACCTTCGAGGCGGTCGTGGCGAACCGCGTGCCCTACTACGGCGAGTACCTCGTGGAGGGCGACGACGGCGAGTACGAACTCAACGAGAAGTACCTCGGGGCGCCGAGCGCGGCGGACTGA
- a CDS encoding DUF1648 domain-containing protein, which translates to MNPPARLLARQRAVAGLVTAALLALGVVLYGALPDQMAIHWNAAGEADNVVGKPVAVLMMPAIVVFVSVLFEVTGADVGERIVGSLAMLLLFVVQLLVFGVNLGYDVPIVPIALALAGGLVAVAVWFEMR; encoded by the coding sequence ATGAACCCTCCAGCCAGACTCCTCGCCCGTCAGAGGGCGGTCGCGGGGCTCGTCACCGCGGCGCTGTTGGCGCTCGGAGTCGTCCTGTACGGCGCGCTCCCGGACCAGATGGCGATCCACTGGAACGCCGCCGGCGAGGCAGACAACGTCGTGGGGAAGCCGGTCGCGGTCCTGATGATGCCCGCGATCGTCGTGTTCGTGAGCGTGCTGTTCGAGGTGACCGGCGCCGACGTCGGCGAGCGCATCGTCGGCTCCCTGGCGATGCTCCTGCTGTTCGTCGTACAACTGCTGGTGTTCGGGGTCAATCTCGGCTACGACGTGCCGATCGTTCCGATCGCGCTGGCGCTGGCGGGCGGGCTAGTGGCCGTTGCCGTCTGGTTCGAGATGCGGTAG
- a CDS encoding AAA family ATPase has translation MNVIGTVGLPGSGKGEAANVAEAAGIPVVVMGDVIRAECRRRDLDPAQHHGRIAQALREEEGDDAIAARTLPRIREAAAESDRDETVLVDGLRSTVELDRFREAFGDDFTLVAIRAPFELRAERLGERGRDDSDADLSALRERDAREIDLGLGETLDRADVEIDNTDSLTAFRERVREVLGIDGEAADRSDGGAEAAEAGGDGA, from the coding sequence ATGAACGTCATCGGAACCGTCGGCCTCCCCGGCAGCGGGAAGGGGGAGGCGGCGAACGTGGCCGAGGCCGCGGGCATCCCCGTCGTCGTCATGGGCGACGTGATCCGCGCCGAGTGCCGCCGCCGCGACCTCGACCCGGCGCAGCACCACGGGCGGATCGCGCAGGCGCTCCGCGAGGAGGAGGGCGACGACGCGATCGCCGCCCGGACGCTCCCGCGGATCCGGGAGGCGGCGGCCGAGAGCGACCGCGACGAGACGGTCCTGGTCGACGGGCTCCGGTCGACAGTCGAACTCGACCGCTTCCGCGAGGCGTTCGGCGACGACTTCACCCTCGTCGCGATCCGGGCGCCGTTCGAGCTCCGCGCCGAGCGGCTGGGCGAGCGCGGCCGCGACGACTCCGACGCCGACCTCTCGGCGCTGCGCGAGCGCGACGCCCGCGAGATCGACCTCGGGCTCGGCGAGACGCTCGACCGCGCCGACGTGGAGATCGACAACACCGACAGCCTCACGGCGTTCCGCGAGCGCGTCCGCGAGGTGCTGGGCATCGACGGCGAGGCGGCCGACCGCTCCGACGGCGGCGCCGAGGCGGCCGAGGCCGGGGGTGACGGCGCGTGA
- a CDS encoding RNA-binding domain-containing protein codes for MIYSVDVRIEAPVHDTEVTDRVADAVANVFPDAEPAHEDGRLVAETHSLDAFSDVLHEQEILDTARRVFRQNRTDEGFAFSLKKQAALEGVVNFAVGEPDELGEIDVEVRVREPDVESFIDYVAPETDEGQPVDPVREYGDRFDPEDEAY; via the coding sequence GTGATCTACAGCGTCGACGTCCGGATCGAGGCGCCGGTCCACGACACCGAGGTGACCGACCGGGTCGCGGACGCGGTCGCGAACGTCTTCCCGGACGCCGAGCCGGCCCACGAGGACGGGCGGCTCGTCGCCGAGACGCACAGCCTCGACGCCTTCTCCGACGTGCTCCACGAGCAGGAGATCCTCGACACCGCGCGCCGCGTCTTCCGGCAGAACCGCACCGACGAGGGGTTCGCCTTCTCGCTGAAGAAGCAGGCGGCGCTCGAAGGCGTCGTCAACTTCGCGGTCGGCGAGCCGGACGAACTGGGCGAGATCGACGTGGAGGTGCGCGTCCGCGAGCCGGACGTGGAGTCGTTCATCGACTACGTCGCCCCCGAGACCGACGAGGGACAGCCCGTCGACCCCGTTCGCGAGTACGGCGACCGCTTCGACCCCGAGGACGAGGCGTACTGA
- a CDS encoding transporter: protein MSSSPPGGTTGSSPSTAREAIGGAVAGAAAYLLGYLSVYLTQSGRIEEGLSGLNFLAELFGNDPISAWQVSGWMFYNAHFVETVFPALFGGTQSRNLLMEAEGAGFLFVVPPVLLLVGGLVAGRVAEADSPLDGARSGALVAAGYLPLALIGAFLFRYAVGDGSVAPDVVTAVLLAGAVYPAAFGALGGAGSSLLIN from the coding sequence ATGTCTTCGTCACCGCCCGGTGGGACGACCGGTTCGAGTCCGAGCACGGCCCGAGAGGCGATCGGCGGTGCGGTCGCGGGCGCCGCCGCCTACCTCCTCGGCTACTTGTCCGTCTACCTCACGCAGAGCGGTCGGATCGAGGAGGGGCTGTCGGGGCTCAACTTCCTCGCCGAGCTGTTCGGGAACGACCCCATCTCGGCGTGGCAGGTGTCGGGCTGGATGTTCTACAACGCCCACTTCGTCGAGACCGTGTTCCCCGCGCTGTTCGGCGGCACGCAGTCGCGTAACCTCCTGATGGAGGCCGAGGGTGCCGGGTTCCTGTTCGTCGTCCCGCCGGTCCTGCTGCTCGTCGGCGGGCTCGTCGCGGGCCGGGTCGCCGAGGCGGATAGCCCCCTCGACGGCGCCCGCTCGGGGGCGCTCGTCGCGGCCGGCTACCTCCCGCTCGCATTGATCGGGGCCTTCCTGTTCCGGTACGCCGTCGGAGACGGGAGCGTGGCGCCGGACGTCGTCACCGCCGTCCTCCTCGCCGGCGCCGTCTACCCCGCCGCCTTCGGCGCGCTCGGCGGCGCGGGGTCGTCGCTCCTGATTAACTGA
- a CDS encoding GNAT family N-acetyltransferase produces MFPEVIETDRLRLEARRPETVDLDECYRICSSDPGIDEVTEYVTWDPHETKRETLEFLERGRERFEDGEAASYVIRPREGENGAGEIAGFGGFGVDWDTRTANLGTWLRKRFWGRGYSGERAAALVEVAFDDLDLEVVAVSHHPDNEQSRRAIEKYVDRLGGRREGRLRNRLTFADGSVHDEVRYTISQAEWREATA; encoded by the coding sequence ATGTTCCCCGAGGTAATCGAGACGGACCGACTCCGCTTGGAGGCGCGACGCCCCGAGACCGTCGATCTCGACGAGTGCTATCGGATCTGTTCGTCGGACCCCGGCATCGACGAGGTGACCGAGTACGTCACGTGGGACCCCCACGAGACGAAGCGGGAGACGCTGGAGTTCCTCGAACGCGGCCGCGAGCGGTTCGAGGACGGCGAGGCCGCGAGCTACGTAATCCGCCCCCGGGAAGGCGAGAACGGCGCCGGCGAGATAGCCGGCTTCGGCGGCTTCGGCGTCGACTGGGACACGCGGACGGCGAACCTCGGCACGTGGCTCCGCAAGCGGTTCTGGGGCCGCGGCTACTCCGGCGAGCGGGCCGCCGCGCTCGTCGAGGTGGCGTTCGACGACCTCGACCTGGAAGTCGTCGCCGTGAGCCACCACCCCGACAACGAGCAGTCGCGGCGCGCCATCGAGAAGTACGTCGACCGGCTCGGCGGCCGCCGCGAGGGACGCCTCCGGAACCGCCTGACGTTCGCCGACGGCAGCGTCCACGACGAGGTCCGGTACACCATCTCGCAGGCCGAGTGGCGAGAGGCGACCGCCTGA
- a CDS encoding DMT family transporter, whose product MSRLRNLSLFLVLAAVWGSAFVAIKAGLTYFPPVLFAAFRYDVAGVVMLAYAAYAVDDPVPRGRDAWLEVASGAVFIIAAYHSFLFVGETDPAVTSAVAAVIVSLSPLLTTVFARAFLPAERLTAVGALGLAIGLVGAVVLANPDPANLTGGGTVAKLLVLLAAASFALGSVLSRASEADIAIETMEAWSMLLGAGLTHLVSVAIGESVADAVWTTESLLALAYLSVVASGAGFLIYFDLLDRLGPIEINLVSYVAPVFAAVVGWLVLDEGITATTVAGFLVICVGFALVKRDAIREELRAAGVTG is encoded by the coding sequence GTGAGCCGTCTCAGAAACCTCTCGCTGTTCCTCGTCCTCGCCGCCGTCTGGGGCTCGGCGTTCGTCGCGATCAAGGCGGGGCTGACGTACTTCCCGCCGGTGCTGTTCGCGGCGTTCCGGTACGACGTGGCGGGGGTCGTGATGCTCGCGTACGCTGCGTACGCGGTCGACGACCCCGTCCCGCGCGGCCGGGACGCGTGGCTGGAGGTCGCCTCCGGCGCCGTGTTCATCATCGCCGCCTACCACTCCTTCCTGTTCGTCGGCGAGACGGACCCGGCGGTGACGAGCGCCGTCGCGGCCGTCATCGTCAGCCTCTCGCCGCTTTTGACCACCGTCTTCGCCCGGGCCTTCCTGCCCGCGGAGCGGCTGACCGCCGTCGGAGCGCTCGGCCTCGCGATCGGACTGGTCGGCGCGGTCGTCCTCGCGAACCCCGACCCCGCGAACCTGACGGGCGGCGGCACGGTCGCGAAGCTGCTCGTCCTGCTCGCGGCCGCCTCCTTCGCGCTCGGCTCCGTGCTCTCCCGGGCCTCCGAGGCCGACATCGCCATCGAGACGATGGAGGCGTGGTCGATGCTGCTCGGCGCGGGGCTCACCCACCTCGTCTCGGTCGCGATCGGCGAGTCGGTCGCCGACGCGGTCTGGACGACGGAGTCGCTGCTCGCGCTCGCGTACCTCTCGGTCGTCGCCAGCGGCGCCGGCTTCCTCATCTACTTCGACCTGCTCGACCGGTTGGGGCCGATCGAGATCAACCTCGTCTCCTACGTCGCGCCGGTGTTCGCGGCCGTCGTCGGGTGGCTCGTCCTCGACGAGGGGATCACCGCTACGACGGTCGCCGGCTTCCTCGTCATCTGCGTCGGCTTCGCGCTGGTGAAACGCGACGCGATCCGCGAGGAGCTGCGGGCGGCCGGCGTGACCGGCTGA
- a CDS encoding ArsR/SmtB family transcription factor gives MDSAVLLDLLGNENRRRILRLLATKPCYVTEISEYLDVSPKAVIDHLRKLEEAGVVESTTDDQRRKYFRIARSLRLEVSVSPYGFGAKSAYPAKNSLDMSGRCPHLSIEAPDGSGATGDLAELAEEFARLQDLDRELSLAQRWVQGRVEDALAEIDERLGGQADSRFFAAVIAAVVETDGTPAAVADEVGAQESTVESALRRLSDVGVIARDADGYRVR, from the coding sequence ATGGACTCCGCGGTACTGCTCGATCTCCTCGGTAACGAGAACCGCCGGCGTATCCTCCGGCTTCTCGCGACCAAGCCCTGCTACGTCACGGAGATCTCGGAGTACCTCGACGTGAGCCCGAAAGCGGTGATCGACCACCTGCGGAAGCTGGAGGAGGCCGGCGTCGTCGAGTCAACCACGGACGACCAGCGGCGGAAGTACTTCCGGATCGCGCGCAGCCTCCGCCTGGAGGTGAGCGTCTCGCCGTACGGGTTCGGCGCGAAGAGCGCGTACCCGGCGAAGAACAGCCTCGACATGTCCGGGCGCTGCCCCCACCTCTCGATCGAGGCGCCGGACGGGTCGGGCGCGACCGGCGACCTCGCGGAGCTCGCCGAGGAGTTCGCGCGCCTCCAGGACCTCGACCGCGAGCTCTCCCTCGCCCAGCGGTGGGTCCAGGGCCGCGTGGAGGACGCCCTCGCAGAGATCGACGAGCGGCTCGGCGGGCAGGCCGACAGCCGCTTCTTCGCCGCCGTCATCGCCGCGGTGGTCGAGACCGACGGCACCCCCGCGGCGGTGGCCGACGAGGTCGGCGCACAGGAGTCGACGGTCGAGAGCGCCCTCCGACGGCTCTCCGACGTGGGCGTCATCGCCCGCGACGCCGACGGGTATCGAGTCCGCTGA
- the gpmI gene encoding 2,3-bisphosphoglycerate-independent phosphoglycerate mutase, translating to METALVILDGWGLGDHDRRDAVKAADTPTFDAATDRGADGRLVVHGRRVGLPEGQMGNSEVGHLNIGAGRVVKQAYTRITDALAEGSLADNDAIADALDHADSTGGRVHFMGLVSDGGVHSDVEHLLALIDAAADAGVPATSHAFTDGRDTAPEIADGFLADVTAEADERGTGHVATVTGRYHAMDRDENWERTRKAYDAIVSREAPHEAESAVAAAREAHARGETDEFVEPTLVAGEPALEDGDAVVFFNFRADRARQLVRMLTGTRPAWEFDLDQPDVRMTTMTEYDETFEFPVAFPPEIPANTIGEVVADAGGTQLRIAESEKYPHVTYFLNGGREVEFPGEIRTIVESPDVPTYDRQPEMSAPEVTDEAVETIASEDPDLLVLNYANPDMVGHTGDFDAAVEAVEAVDEQLDRLLDAVADAGAHAVVTADHGNADDMGTADDPHTAHTYNPVPFVYLTPDGDDGGRRVREDGSLCDIAPTLLDLMDRDRPAEMTGESLLANKR from the coding sequence ATGGAGACGGCACTCGTCATCCTCGACGGCTGGGGGCTCGGCGACCACGACCGCCGCGACGCCGTGAAGGCGGCCGACACGCCGACGTTCGACGCGGCGACGGACCGCGGGGCGGACGGCCGCCTCGTCGTCCACGGACGTCGCGTGGGGCTCCCCGAGGGACAGATGGGCAACTCGGAGGTCGGCCACCTCAACATCGGCGCCGGGCGAGTGGTGAAGCAGGCGTACACGCGGATCACGGACGCGCTCGCCGAGGGGTCGCTCGCGGACAACGACGCGATCGCGGACGCGCTCGACCACGCCGACTCGACCGGCGGCCGAGTCCACTTCATGGGACTGGTCTCCGACGGCGGCGTCCACTCGGACGTGGAGCACCTGCTCGCGCTGATCGACGCCGCGGCCGACGCGGGCGTGCCGGCGACGAGCCACGCGTTCACCGACGGGCGCGACACGGCCCCGGAGATCGCCGACGGGTTCCTCGCCGACGTGACCGCGGAGGCGGACGAGCGCGGGACCGGCCACGTCGCGACCGTGACGGGACGGTACCACGCGATGGACCGCGACGAGAACTGGGAGCGCACGAGGAAGGCGTACGACGCCATCGTCTCGCGCGAGGCGCCCCACGAGGCCGAGAGCGCCGTCGCGGCCGCGAGGGAGGCCCACGCCCGCGGCGAGACGGACGAGTTCGTCGAGCCGACGCTCGTCGCCGGCGAGCCCGCGCTCGAAGACGGGGACGCGGTGGTCTTCTTCAACTTCCGCGCGGACCGCGCGCGGCAGCTGGTCCGGATGCTCACCGGAACCCGGCCGGCGTGGGAGTTCGACCTCGATCAGCCCGACGTGCGCATGACGACGATGACCGAGTACGACGAGACGTTCGAGTTCCCGGTCGCGTTCCCGCCGGAGATCCCGGCGAACACGATCGGCGAGGTCGTCGCGGACGCGGGCGGCACACAGCTGCGGATCGCGGAGTCGGAGAAGTATCCCCACGTCACCTACTTCCTCAACGGCGGCCGCGAGGTGGAGTTCCCCGGCGAGATCCGGACCATCGTCGAGAGCCCGGACGTGCCCACCTACGACCGCCAGCCCGAGATGTCCGCGCCCGAGGTGACCGATGAGGCCGTCGAGACCATCGCCTCGGAGGACCCCGACCTGCTCGTCCTCAACTACGCGAACCCGGACATGGTGGGCCACACCGGCGACTTCGACGCGGCGGTCGAGGCCGTCGAGGCCGTCGACGAACAGCTCGACCGGCTGCTCGACGCGGTCGCCGACGCCGGCGCGCACGCGGTCGTCACCGCCGACCACGGCAACGCCGACGACATGGGCACGGCCGACGACCCGCACACCGCGCACACGTACAACCCGGTCCCGTTTGTCTACCTGACGCCCGACGGCGACGACGGGGGACGCAGGGTCCGCGAGGACGGCTCGCTCTGCGACATCGCGCCGACGCTCCTCGACCTGATGGACCGCGACCGGCCCGCGGAGATGACCGGCGAGAGCCTGCTCGCGAATAAACGATAA
- a CDS encoding thiolase family protein: MTDETTPVIAAAYRTPQGKDGGVYEDVRSEDLSTTLIDHALEETGLTSDHVDDLMWGVAQQRTEQDNNVARVIALLSELGESVPATTINRWCASSMQAVISASDAIAAGNRDCIIAGGVENMSRVPMDGDSYQHLHPELSERYNLFQLQMGMTAEKVAEEYDVSREAQDEYAARSHQRAAEATESGRFDDEIVPVETEDGLVEEDEGIRPDTTAEKLADLPPAFTGDGSVTAGNSSQISDGASLTVVTSKAFAEEHGLDVLAEVGTNAVAGVDPTVMGIGPVPATRGLLERAGTDIDDYDLVELNEAFASQCEYSRRELGVDEDKYNVNGGAIAIGHPLGASGARLPVTLLHEMQKRDAERGLATLCVGFGQGAAIEFIR; encoded by the coding sequence ATGACAGACGAGACCACGCCCGTGATCGCGGCCGCGTACCGAACGCCGCAGGGGAAAGACGGCGGCGTCTACGAGGACGTCCGCAGCGAGGACCTCTCGACGACGCTCATCGACCACGCGCTCGAAGAGACGGGGCTGACCAGTGACCACGTCGACGACCTGATGTGGGGGGTCGCCCAGCAGCGGACCGAGCAGGACAACAACGTCGCGCGCGTCATCGCCCTCCTCTCGGAGCTGGGCGAGTCGGTGCCCGCCACCACGATCAACCGCTGGTGCGCCTCCTCGATGCAGGCGGTCATCTCGGCGTCGGACGCGATCGCCGCGGGCAACCGCGACTGTATCATCGCCGGCGGCGTCGAGAACATGAGCCGCGTCCCGATGGACGGCGACTCCTACCAGCACCTCCACCCCGAGCTCTCGGAGCGGTACAACCTCTTCCAGCTCCAGATGGGGATGACCGCCGAGAAGGTCGCCGAGGAGTACGACGTGAGCCGCGAGGCGCAAGACGAGTACGCCGCCCGCAGCCACCAGCGCGCCGCGGAGGCCACCGAGTCCGGCCGCTTCGACGACGAGATCGTTCCCGTCGAGACTGAGGACGGGCTCGTCGAGGAGGATGAGGGCATCCGCCCGGACACCACCGCCGAGAAGCTCGCCGACCTGCCGCCGGCGTTCACCGGCGACGGCAGCGTCACCGCCGGGAACTCCTCGCAGATCTCGGACGGCGCGTCGCTCACGGTCGTCACGAGCAAGGCCTTCGCCGAGGAGCACGGGCTCGACGTGCTCGCCGAGGTCGGCACCAACGCGGTCGCCGGCGTCGACCCCACGGTGATGGGGATCGGCCCGGTGCCCGCCACCCGCGGCCTGCTCGAACGCGCCGGCACGGACATCGACGACTACGACCTGGTCGAACTCAACGAGGCGTTCGCCTCGCAGTGCGAGTACTCGCGGCGCGAGCTCGGCGTCGACGAGGACAAGTACAACGTCAACGGCGGCGCCATCGCCATCGGCCACCCGCTCGGCGCCTCGGGTGCGCGCCTCCCCGTCACGCTGCTTCACGAGATGCAGAAGCGCGACGCCGAGCGCGGCCTCGCCACGCTCTGCGTCGGGTTCGGGCAGGGCGCCGCGATCGAGTTCATCCGGTAG
- the thiL gene encoding thiamine-phosphate kinase, with the protein MNERDALRALAADLPHAGDDAAVVDGTVITTDMLHERTDFPPGTTRYTAGWRAVGASLSDVAATGARARAAVAVYADEAFDRDDLEAFVAGAVDVCEAVDAEYVGGDLDEHVEFTTATTAVGDVTEAGAVTRSGARPGDALCVTGEWGRSAAALRLFEEGDDAAVERANELFRFTPRVADGVALAESATAMMDSSDGLARSCHQLAEASGVGIEIERDAVPVHPAVEEVAEGSAERFELAAHFGEDFELLCAMPDEEFEAAAEACPAGLTRIGRVVDEPSDDGGPRVTADGDPLPDRGFTHGDE; encoded by the coding sequence GTGAACGAACGCGACGCCCTCCGGGCCCTCGCGGCCGACCTCCCGCACGCGGGCGACGACGCCGCCGTCGTCGACGGAACGGTCATCACGACGGACATGCTCCACGAGCGGACCGACTTCCCGCCCGGGACGACGCGCTACACCGCCGGCTGGCGCGCCGTCGGCGCGTCGCTGTCGGACGTGGCCGCGACCGGCGCGAGGGCGCGCGCAGCGGTCGCCGTCTACGCCGACGAGGCGTTCGACCGGGACGACCTCGAGGCGTTCGTCGCCGGCGCGGTCGACGTCTGCGAGGCGGTCGACGCCGAGTACGTCGGCGGCGACCTCGACGAGCACGTCGAGTTCACGACGGCGACCACCGCGGTCGGCGACGTGACCGAGGCCGGAGCCGTCACCAGGTCGGGGGCGCGGCCAGGCGACGCGCTCTGCGTCACCGGCGAGTGGGGGCGGTCCGCGGCCGCGCTGCGCCTGTTCGAAGAGGGGGACGACGCGGCGGTCGAGCGCGCCAACGAACTGTTCCGGTTCACGCCGCGGGTCGCTGACGGGGTCGCGCTGGCCGAGAGCGCGACCGCGATGATGGACTCCTCGGACGGCCTGGCGCGGTCGTGCCACCAGCTCGCCGAGGCGAGCGGGGTCGGGATCGAAATCGAGCGGGACGCGGTCCCGGTCCATCCCGCGGTCGAGGAGGTGGCCGAGGGGTCGGCGGAGCGGTTCGAACTCGCCGCGCACTTCGGCGAGGACTTCGAGCTGCTCTGTGCGATGCCGGACGAGGAGTTCGAGGCGGCCGCGGAGGCGTGCCCGGCCGGCCTGACGCGGATCGGGCGCGTGGTCGACGAGCCGAGCGACGACGGGGGGCCGCGCGTCACGGCCGACGGCGACCCGCTACCCGACCGCGGCTTCACGCACGGCGACGAATAA
- the aceA gene encoding isocitrate lyase → MNPNELDDDVFTRDIDNPAGRRLRELFDEQEYTFAPGIYHALDARLAEMAGLDAAYMSGYSTVLGQFGFPDLEMVTMSEMVENAKRMVEATNLPVIADCDTGYGGVHNVRRAVREYEKAGVAAVHIEDQTSPKRCGHIAGKQIVSREQARSRFEAAVDAKQSEDTVIIARTDAYGSANGDWEEHLERGRIYADAGVDLVWPEMPDPSREDAVEYAETIHETHPDLDLAFNYSSSFEWGAEEDPLTFEELGDLGYQYIFITLYGLHSGAHAAYEDFANIAENDEEAQFDLEERYIGHETESHHELSFVPRYQEVEAEFDPEARQRQEESAGFTEEESDPITASEGDD, encoded by the coding sequence ATGAATCCCAACGAACTCGACGACGACGTCTTCACCAGAGATATCGACAACCCGGCCGGCCGCCGACTCCGCGAGCTGTTCGACGAGCAGGAGTACACGTTCGCGCCCGGGATCTACCACGCCCTCGACGCCCGCCTCGCGGAGATGGCCGGGCTCGACGCGGCCTACATGAGCGGCTACTCGACCGTCCTCGGCCAGTTCGGCTTCCCCGACCTGGAGATGGTCACGATGAGCGAGATGGTCGAGAACGCAAAGCGCATGGTCGAGGCGACGAACCTCCCCGTCATCGCCGACTGCGACACCGGGTACGGGGGCGTCCACAACGTCCGGCGCGCGGTCCGCGAGTACGAGAAGGCCGGCGTCGCCGCCGTCCACATCGAGGACCAGACCTCGCCGAAGCGCTGCGGCCACATCGCGGGCAAGCAGATCGTCTCCCGCGAGCAGGCCCGCTCGCGCTTCGAGGCCGCGGTCGACGCCAAGCAGAGCGAGGACACCGTCATCATCGCCCGCACCGACGCGTACGGCTCCGCCAACGGCGACTGGGAGGAGCACCTCGAACGCGGCCGGATCTACGCCGACGCCGGCGTCGACCTCGTCTGGCCCGAGATGCCCGACCCGTCCCGCGAGGACGCGGTCGAGTACGCCGAGACGATCCACGAGACCCACCCGGACCTCGATCTCGCCTTCAACTACTCCTCGTCGTTCGAGTGGGGCGCCGAGGAGGACCCGCTCACCTTCGAGGAGCTGGGCGACCTGGGCTACCAGTACATCTTCATCACGCTGTACGGGCTCCACTCCGGCGCGCACGCCGCCTACGAGGACTTCGCGAACATCGCCGAGAACGACGAGGAGGCGCAGTTCGACCTCGAAGAGCGGTACATCGGCCACGAGACGGAGAGCCACCACGAGCTCTCCTTCGTCCCGCGGTACCAGGAGGTCGAGGCCGAGTTCGACCCCGAGGCCCGGCAGCGCCAGGAGGAGTCGGCCGGCTTCACCGAAGAGGAGAGCGACCCGATCACGGCCTCGGAGGGCGACGACTGA